From the Polaribacter gangjinensis genome, the window CACTTTCAAACGCTCACTATCAAAATTACTTGCTCGTAAAGAGATTTTCTTTTTTGTGAAAAATGGATTTGCCCAATACAAACCATTATCTTTTATGGTTCCAACGTATTTTCCAAATAATAAAATTACTTGTGAAGTATTTGGATTTACCAATATGAATCCAAAAAAACCAATAAAACTAATAGCCGTGATTAGTAAATATAAAGGGTTTCTTTGTTGAATGGCAAGAGCAATACTTCCTGCAAAAAATAGTAATGTTACAAATAGCATCAAATAACCATTTGCGGGTTTGATAATTTTTTCTGCTTTCATGGGTTTAAGTTTTAGATGAATATGAATTGAAATGATATTAAAATGATATCACAAATATAAAGCATAAATTTTTATATTTTAAAATATTTCTTCAATTATTTCTGTAATTTAGCCAAAAATTAACAAATCGTACATCCATGAATTTAAAACTGATTTTACTGATTCCTTTTTTCTTATTTACAAAATCAACAGATGAGGTAGTGTTTTTTTGGGGTCAAAACGGACATAGAGTTACAGGAAAAATTGCTGAAAACCATTTGACTAAAAAAGCAAAGAAAAACATAGATAAACTTTTAAAAGGAAAAAGTTTGGCTTTTGTATCAACCTATGCTGATGAAATAAAATCGGACAGAAAGTACAATAGTTATTCAGTTTGGCATTATGTAAATATGGGTTTAGAAGAATCGTATGAAGCTTCTGAAAAAAATCCTGAAGGTGATTTGGTTGTTGGAATTGATACGTGTATAAAAGTATTGAAAAATGAACAAAGTTCTGAAGAAGACAAAGTGTTTCATTTAAAAATGATCATTCATTTGATTGGTGATTTGCATCAACCTATGCATATTGGTAGGAGAGAAGATAAAGGAGGAAATGATGTTCAGGTACAATGGTTTGGACAAGGCACCAATTTACATTCAGTTTGGGATACAAAAATTATCGAAGATTTTAATATGAGTTATTTGGAATTGGCTGAAAATGCAGATCAATTATCAAACGCACAAATAGCATCTTTGCAAAAAGGAACTGTAATTGATTGGGTAAATGAAGTGCACAAAATTACGAATGATGTTTATGGTTCTGTAAAATCAGGTGATAAATTGAGCTATAGATATTCGTATTTATACTTAGAAACTGTGAGAACGCAATTGCAAAAAGGAGGCATTCGTTTGGCAAAAGTATTAAATGATATTTTTGGATAATTTTTTACAGTTGAATTGATTTTCCGTTCCAAGTTCCTTCAAATTTATAAGGAACAAAACGTGCAAACAATTCTTCTGAATACCAATTTAATTTTCTAGTCAGTAAAACCACTTCTTTGTGCTTTTCATTTTTGTAAGCATAATCCATCATTTCTGATTGGGTTTTCCAAAGCGAAAGAGTAGCTTGCTGAATCAATGGCCATTCTCCAATTCCGATTGATAAAACAAGTCCGTCATAATTGGTTAATGTGTGACTTACACTTCCTACTTTACTCCAAAAACTAAACAGTTTACGAAACCTAATTTTGGCTCTCGTCAACACTAAAACAGGTTTGTCTGATTGTAGTTTGGCATTTTTAATGAAAGGTTTTGTTTTTTCCCACAAACCATGAGATTCTGCTGCATTCAAATAAACAGTCAATTTTTCGGAACTTCTTTTAGAATATGTCTGATAAAACTCGTTATTATCAAAAAAATCTTTTGCGTAATTTTCAGATTCCCAAACACATAAAAGCACATAGCTTCCAAAATTAGGAATTGCACTAAATCCATTTTTAGCTCCTGAACCCATAATTTTAAAAAATGACAATCCTGACACTTTTTTCATCGGAAAATGACCTAATTGCATTTGTTTGAATGCCCACCATTTGTTGGAAAAACTGTTAATTTTGAAAAAAGTGCATGTGGTAATTTGACTCATTTTTTAAAATTTATGTGTGATTATTGATTTTCTTTCAAGAAAATAGCAACAAAACACTGAAAAATAGGATTTGTGTTATGAATAAATAAGGCGCAAGTTTGTTGGTTGATTGCTTTTTAAAATTTGCTAAAATCAAACAAAACAGCAATGAAACAATGCCCCATGCAACAAAATTTTGAGTTGGTATGATATCATTTTCCCATCTCCAAAAATTATAAATAACGGCAACAGGTTCTATAATTGCATCTAATAAAACCAAACTTACCGCACTCAAAATTGCCAAAAGCCATTTATTTTCAATAAAATTTGACCAACTGTATGTGATGCTGTAAGCTAACATAATCCAATTAATTCCAATCATTAAGGGAGTTTCAAAAAGTTTCCATCCCAAAACAGGACCATAAGCATACACTCCAAATATTTTTCCAGTATTTACTCCTACAACCTCAACAAAATATCCAAGAATGGCAATAAGCGCAAAACTGATTATCTGAATTTTAGTAAGTTTTGTATGAAAAATAAACAACAAACTTGCGCTAATTAATAAGTTTAAAGGCGTTAAAGACAAAAATAAATCTCTAAAAGGAGTTGCCAGAATTGCGATAGCTCCAGAAAGATGAAACAAGCCTAAAATGATAATTGCAGTTTTTAATTTCATGATTTTGAAACCGTTGGAATATACTGATCGGCAATTTTTGCACTCAACAAACACAAAGGAATTCCACCTCCAGGATGTACACTTCCTCCAACAAAATATAAATTTTTCAATCCTTTTTTAAAATTTGGATGACGTAAAAATGCAGCAAATTTTGAGTTGCTACTTGTACCATATAACGAACCTTGATAGGATGCTGTTTTCATTTCGATACTTCTTGGGTCTAAAATACTTTCTTCTTCAATCAATTTTTCAATATCAATTTGTAAAATTTTATTGATTTTTTGAATAATTACTTTTCTAGCTTTTGCAATGAGTTCATCCCAATTTTGTCCTGAATTACTAGGAGCATTGATCATTACAAACCAGTTTTCAGCACCTTTTGGAGCATCATTGGATAAGCATTTTGATGAAATATGCACATATACAGTTGGGTCATCAAAAATGGTTTTTTTATCAAAAATGGTTTCAAATTCGGTTTTGTAATCTTTCGAAAAAAAGATGTTATGCAAATCTAAATTTGGAAACTCACTTTTGATTCCCCAATAAAAAATAATGGCAGAGCTCGAACGTTCTTGACAAAGAATTTTTTTAGGAGCTTTTTGATTAGGCAACAATTTTTGATAGGTAAAATAAACATCCATATTGCTAACAACAATTGCTGAATTTTCGATTTTATTTGCAGTTTTTACTCCGATAACAGCCTCATTTTCAACTAAAATTTCTTCAACAATTGTGTTGTATTGAAATTGTACTCCTAAAGATTCAGCCAATTGTACTAAACTATTGGTAATACTAACCATGCCTTTTTTTGGGAAAAAAGTACCCACATTGTGTTCAAAATGTGGAATAATACTCATAATTCCTGGAGTTTTATATGGATTTGAACCATTGTAAGTTGCAAAACGATCGAAAAGTTGCACAAGTTTTGAATTTTTTAAATCCTTTTTATTTGAAGCATGATAGGTCGTTTGCAAATCTAATTTCCAACTATTACTAAGTGCCTTTAATGTTTTGAAATTTAGGAAATTACGAACATCATGTAAACTATTTTTTAAAAACAAGTCACCCACTTGTTCGTTTATAAATGCTGCTTTTTTCAGTTTCTTTGTAAACAATTTTCCGTTTGTAGGAAACACATTTTCAACTTCATTTTCTATCTCTTGATGATTGCTATGTGCTTTTAAAAAAGTGCCATCTTCCCAAAAATAATGACAACATGTATCATGAGCATCATATTCAAAAAAATCGTTTGTTTTTTTTGAAGCTAACGCAAACAATTCTTCCACAAAATGTGGCATGGTAAACAATGATGGACCTGCATCAAATCTATAATTTCCGAGAGTAATTTCAGAAAGCTTTCCTCCAGGATAGTTATTTTTTTCCAGAACCAATACTTGATAGCCTTTTACAGCCAATCTTATAGAAGTAGCAATTCCTGCAATTCCTGAGCCAATAACAATCGCTTTTGAAGTTGATTTCATTTGTTTATATATTTTGCAAAATTATCAAACAAATATGAATTTCTACTAATTTTATTACTTATTTTGAGTGGTATTTATTGATTTTTTTAGAGGTTTTAAATTTCTATTTTCGATTCAATTTCGTTAAGAATCAGTTAATTATTTTTTACGTATTTTAAAAAAAACTACTTTTATAAAATGAAAGAAAAACTATTTTTAATCATCCTTTTTGTAACTGTGTTTGTTTCTTGTTATAAAGAGAAACCAAAAGCTGTTGCAAAAGAAAAATTTCCTGTAACTGAAATTAAATCAGTAAATTATAATCAGTTAAAACCTTTGTTAGAAAAACAGAATGATACTATTTATGTGGTTAATTTCTGGGCAACTTGGTGTGCTCCTTGTGTAAAAGAATTGCCCTATTTCGAAAAACTAGGAGCTGCTTATTCAGATAAAAAGGTAAAAGTTTTATTGGTTAGTTTAGATTTCCCAAAACAAGTTGAAAAGAAGTTGATTCCGTTTATCAATGAAAATAAAATTCAGTCAGAAGTTGTTTTACTAGATGATGTCAATGAAGATATTTGGATTCAAGCCATTGATAAAACTTGGAGTGGAGCAATACCTGCAACATTAATTTACCATAAAAATAAACGAAAATTTTACGAACAAACTTTTGATTATCAAATACTTGAAAACGAACTAATTCAATTTTTAAATCCATAATTTATGAAAACATTCCAAAAAATAGTATTGTGCTTTGTTGTTTTTTTAATAGCAACTGCATTTACAAAAAGTACTGAAAACGGGTACAAAGTAGGAGATACCATTGAAGATTTTTCACTTAAAAATGTAGATGGCAAAATGGTTTCTTTGTCAGATTACAAAAAAGCCAAAGGTTTTATCATCATTTTTACCTGCAATATGTGTCCGTATTCT encodes:
- a CDS encoding S1/P1 nuclease; its protein translation is MNLKLILLIPFFLFTKSTDEVVFFWGQNGHRVTGKIAENHLTKKAKKNIDKLLKGKSLAFVSTYADEIKSDRKYNSYSVWHYVNMGLEESYEASEKNPEGDLVVGIDTCIKVLKNEQSSEEDKVFHLKMIIHLIGDLHQPMHIGRREDKGGNDVQVQWFGQGTNLHSVWDTKIIEDFNMSYLELAENADQLSNAQIASLQKGTVIDWVNEVHKITNDVYGSVKSGDKLSYRYSYLYLETVRTQLQKGGIRLAKVLNDIFG
- a CDS encoding DUF3291 domain-containing protein; amino-acid sequence: MSQITTCTFFKINSFSNKWWAFKQMQLGHFPMKKVSGLSFFKIMGSGAKNGFSAIPNFGSYVLLCVWESENYAKDFFDNNEFYQTYSKRSSEKLTVYLNAAESHGLWEKTKPFIKNAKLQSDKPVLVLTRAKIRFRKLFSFWSKVGSVSHTLTNYDGLVLSIGIGEWPLIQQATLSLWKTQSEMMDYAYKNEKHKEVVLLTRKLNWYSEELFARFVPYKFEGTWNGKSIQL
- a CDS encoding carotenoid biosynthesis protein: MKLKTAIIILGLFHLSGAIAILATPFRDLFLSLTPLNLLISASLLFIFHTKLTKIQIISFALIAILGYFVEVVGVNTGKIFGVYAYGPVLGWKLFETPLMIGINWIMLAYSITYSWSNFIENKWLLAILSAVSLVLLDAIIEPVAVIYNFWRWENDIIPTQNFVAWGIVSLLFCLILANFKKQSTNKLAPYLFITQILFFSVLLLFS
- the crtD gene encoding 1-hydroxycarotenoid 3,4-desaturase CrtD; translation: MKSTSKAIVIGSGIAGIATSIRLAVKGYQVLVLEKNNYPGGKLSEITLGNYRFDAGPSLFTMPHFVEELFALASKKTNDFFEYDAHDTCCHYFWEDGTFLKAHSNHQEIENEVENVFPTNGKLFTKKLKKAAFINEQVGDLFLKNSLHDVRNFLNFKTLKALSNSWKLDLQTTYHASNKKDLKNSKLVQLFDRFATYNGSNPYKTPGIMSIIPHFEHNVGTFFPKKGMVSITNSLVQLAESLGVQFQYNTIVEEILVENEAVIGVKTANKIENSAIVVSNMDVYFTYQKLLPNQKAPKKILCQERSSSAIIFYWGIKSEFPNLDLHNIFFSKDYKTEFETIFDKKTIFDDPTVYVHISSKCLSNDAPKGAENWFVMINAPSNSGQNWDELIAKARKVIIQKINKILQIDIEKLIEEESILDPRSIEMKTASYQGSLYGTSSNSKFAAFLRHPNFKKGLKNLYFVGGSVHPGGGIPLCLLSAKIADQYIPTVSKS
- a CDS encoding TlpA family protein disulfide reductase, whose translation is MKEKLFLIILFVTVFVSCYKEKPKAVAKEKFPVTEIKSVNYNQLKPLLEKQNDTIYVVNFWATWCAPCVKELPYFEKLGAAYSDKKVKVLLVSLDFPKQVEKKLIPFINENKIQSEVVLLDDVNEDIWIQAIDKTWSGAIPATLIYHKNKRKFYEQTFDYQILENELIQFLNP